From the Gemmatimonadales bacterium genome, the window CCCGGGGCGCTGCGGGACCAGCTGGAGCGCGACCGCGCCGACGCGCTCCGTGCGTTGACTGAGCCGGACGGCGCCGTTAACCTCTGACGTTTGCCTCTTTCCACGGGCCTCACATGCTTGATTCGATTCGCGCTCGCCTGATCGTCATCGGTCTCCTCGCCGCGATCGCCGTGTTCAGCCTCTGGCCCCGGGACGTGAAGATCCGCACCCGCGGCAGCGACGGGCTGATGCACGACACGACCGAGCGGAAGGTCGCCCTCAAGGAGGGCCTGGACCTCCAGGGCGGCATCCACCTCGGCCTCGAGCTCGACCAGAGCAAGGGCAAGGTCGCCAATCCGACTGACGCCCTCGACCGTGCGCTCAAGGTGATCCGCACCCGGATCGACGAGTTCGGCGTGGCCGAGCCGCTGGTCCAGAAGCTCGGCACCAGCCGCATCATCGTGGACCTGCCCGGCCTCAAGGATCCGGCGCGCGCCAAGGCGATCGTGCAGCGGTCGGCGTTCCTGCAGTTCGAGATGACCGACATCGAGGGCCTGTTCCGCCGGGCGCTGCCGGCGATGGACCACGCCCTCGCGGCCGCGGGCGTGACCGAGCGCAGCATCGGCCTCGCGGTCGCGGAGTCGGCGCACCGCGCGGCGGCGCCGCCGGGGGCGACGCCCGCCGCGGCACCGTCGGTCGAGCGGATCCTGGGGGGAGGGGGCGCGGCACCCGACACGGGCCGCGCGCGCGGGCGCGACACGGCGAAGGCCGGGGGCATCCCGGGCGCCGGCTCCTCCGACACCGCGGGCGTGCTGTCGCGGCTCCTGTTCGAGGGCCAGATGCCGGGCGAGTTCATGGTGCCGCAGGAGAAGGTGGCCATCGTCTCGGCGATGCTGGAGCACGTGGACTCGATGCACCTGCTGCCGCGGGGCATCGTGATGCGGTGGAGCGCGCAGGCGCTGTCGCGGGCGGCGCGGGGCTACCTCGGCCTGTACGCCCTGGCCGAGAAGCCGATCATCACGGGCCAGGAGCTGACCGACGCGCGGGCCCAGCTCGACCCGCTCACCAACCAGGCGGTGGTGAACTTCACCCTGTCGCGCATCGGCGGGCGGGTGTTCGAGCGGGAGACGGGCAAGAACATCGGCCACAACATGGCGATCGTGCTGGACAACCTGGTGCAGAGCCAGCCGCCGGTGATCCGCGGCCAGATCGCCACCCACGGCCAGATCGAGCTGGGCAACGCGAGCCTGCAGGACGCGCAGGACCTCGCCCTGGTGCTGAAGGCCGGCGCGCTGCCGGCGCCGCTCCAGATCGTCGAGGAGCGCTCGGTGGGGCCGTCGCTCGGCCGGGACTCGATCCACGACGCCACGGTCGCGGCGGTCGTCGGCGTCGGCCTCGTCATCGTCATCATGATCGGCTACTACCGGCTCGCCGGATCGCTGGCCGTCGCGGCGCTGATCCTGTACACGCTGCTCACCGTGGGCGGCCTGTCGGCGCTCGGCGCCACGCTGACCCTGCCGGGCGTCGCGGGCTTCGTGCTGTCGGTGGGCATCGCGGTGGACGCCAACGTGCTGATCTTCGAGCGCATCCGCGAGGAGCTGGCGCTGGGCAAGTCGGTCCGGCTGGCCATCGACGCGGGCTACAAGATGGCGATGAACGCCATCGTGGACTCCAACGTGTCCACCATCCTGACCGCGGCGTTCCTGTTCCAGTTCGGAACGGGTCCGGTCCGCGGCTTCGCGGCCACGCTGATCCTGGGCATCATCGCGTCGATGATCACCGCGATCTACGTGACGCGCACCTTCTACATGATCTACCTGGAGCGCCGGCCGGGGCTCCAGACCCTGAGCATCTAAATGACCAGATTCTTCGCGCACGCCAACTACGATTTCATCGGGCTCCGGCACTTCGCCTACGGGCTCACCGCGGCCATCATCATCCCGGGCCTGATCTGGATCCTGGCCGGCGGCCTCAACTACAGCATCGAGTTCACGGGCGGCACGCTCGTGCAGGTGCACATGGCGCAGCCCTCGAGCGCCGGGGCGATCCGCGCCGCGCTCGACAAGGGCGGCCTGCACAACGCGGAGATCCAGCAGTTCGGCACGCCGCAGGACTTCACCATCCGCACCCGGCTCTCGCCGACGGCGGCGGTGGACCAGCAGCAGGCGGAGCGGACGGCGTCGATCGTGGACACGGCGCTGTCCCGGTCCTTCGGCGCCGAGAGCTTCCGGAGCGATCGCGGGGAGGCCGTGGGCCCCAAGGTGGGCGGCGAGCTG encodes:
- the secD gene encoding protein translocase subunit SecD; this translates as MLDSIRARLIVIGLLAAIAVFSLWPRDVKIRTRGSDGLMHDTTERKVALKEGLDLQGGIHLGLELDQSKGKVANPTDALDRALKVIRTRIDEFGVAEPLVQKLGTSRIIVDLPGLKDPARAKAIVQRSAFLQFEMTDIEGLFRRALPAMDHALAAAGVTERSIGLAVAESAHRAAAPPGATPAAAPSVERILGGGGAAPDTGRARGRDTAKAGGIPGAGSSDTAGVLSRLLFEGQMPGEFMVPQEKVAIVSAMLEHVDSMHLLPRGIVMRWSAQALSRAARGYLGLYALAEKPIITGQELTDARAQLDPLTNQAVVNFTLSRIGGRVFERETGKNIGHNMAIVLDNLVQSQPPVIRGQIATHGQIELGNASLQDAQDLALVLKAGALPAPLQIVEERSVGPSLGRDSIHDATVAAVVGVGLVIVIMIGYYRLAGSLAVAALILYTLLTVGGLSALGATLTLPGVAGFVLSVGIAVDANVLIFERIREELALGKSVRLAIDAGYKMAMNAIVDSNVSTILTAAFLFQFGTGPVRGFAATLILGIIASMITAIYVTRTFYMIYLERRPGLQTLSI